The DNA segment GAATACCACGTCTGCGTTGTTCGTCGTTCGGCAATCGTTGTCGACGCCTTCGCCGCCGAACAGCAAATGCTGAAACAAATGCGCAAGACCCCGAATTATATGGCTTTCATCACCGGCGCCAGCCGGACTGCCGATATCGAAAGGGTCCTGGCGCTGGGAGTCCACGGACCCTTGGAACTCCATATTCTTCTGCTGGAGGATTGATCATGCAGAACGCCAAAGATCTCAAAGAATACCGAAAGGATATGCAGGAGGCCCTGGATAACACCTTTCTCCGCAAGACGCTTGACACCTTTGCCGTCGCCTATAGGGCAGGCAGGGCCAGGGCCTTTGCCGAATTCGACGTCAACCAGCTGGTGGCCGATGTTGCCTGCGCCAAGGACAGCGTTTTGCCGCGGCTAAACGAATTGTATCTGGAATTTAAAAAAAATGCCGAGAACGCCGGGGTGAAGGTCCATTTCGCCAAGGATGCCGATGAGGCCAATGCCCTGATCGCCAAGATCGCCGCGGATACCGGCTCAAAGAAGATCGTCAAATCGAAGTCGATGACCGCCGAGGAGACCCTTCTCAACCACGCTCTGGAAGACCACGGCCTGGAGGTGATCGAGACCGATCTCGGCGAATGGATCATCCAGCTCCGTCATGAAGGGCCGTCGCATATGGTCATGCCGGCCATTCACCTGTCGCGCTTCCAGGTCGGCGACCTGTTCAGCGATGTCACCGGCGCCAAGCAGGAGCCGGACATCGAAAAGCTGGTCAAGGTGGCGAGAAGGGAGCTGCGCGGCAAATTTGTTGAGGCCGATATGGGCATCACCGGCGCCAATTTTGCCATTGCCGAGACCGGGACCATCGGCCTTGTCACCAACGAGGGCAATGCCCGGCTGGTGACGACCCTGCCGCGGGTGCATGTCGCCCTGATGGGTATCGACAAGCTGGTGCCGAGCCTCAGCGACGCCCTGAAGATCCTCAAGGTCCTGCCGCGCAACGCCACCGGCCAGAATATCACCTCCTATGTCACCTGGATCACCGGTGCCAATGAGTGCGGCTCGGCGGCCGACAAGAAGAAGGAAATCCATTTTGTCGTCCTCGATAACGGCCGCCTGGAAATGGCCAAAGACCCGCTGTTTTCCCAGGTCTTCCGCTGCGTACGCTGCGGCGCCTGCGCCAATGTCTGCCCGGTTTACCGCATGGTCGGCGGCCATAAGATGGGGCATATCTATATCGGCGCTATCGGCCTGATCCTCACCTATTTCTTCCATGGTGCGGATAAGGCGAAAAATCTCGTACAGAACTGTATCAACTGCGAGGCCTGCAAGGATATCTGCGCCGGTGGCATCGACCTGCCGCGTCTTATCAAACAGGTGCATGTGCGCATCCAGGACAGTGAAGGGCATCCTTTGCCCAGTCTGCTGCTCGGGATGGTTATGAAAAACCGTAAACTCTTCCACACCCTGCTGCGCACCGCCAAATGGGCGCAGAAGCCGGTGGCGGGGGATGACGGCTTTATGCGCCACCTGCCGATGATGTTTTTCAAGGAGCACGATTTCAAGGCCTTGCCGACGGTTGCTGAAAAGGCCTTCCGTGACCGCTGGCCGGACCTGCCGCATGGCCCGGCAAATCCCCGCCTGCGGGTTGCCCTGTTCTCCGGCTGTGTTCAGGATTTTGTTTATCCCGAGCAGATGGAGGCGGCGGCCCGGCTGTTTGCCGACCATCAGGTGGGGCTGTTGTTTCCCATGACCCAGTCGTGCTGCGGGCTGCCCCTGCAGATGATGGGCGAGGCGAAGACCTCCCGCGACGTGGCTCTGCAGAATCTCCGTGCCTTTGAAGCGGAGAATGCCGACTATATTGTCACCCTCTGTGCCTCCTGCGCCTCGCACCTCAAGCATAACTATCCGGTGTTGCTGGCGGATGATCCAAAACTTACCGAGAAGGTCCTGGCCTTTACCGCCAAGGTCATCGATTTCTCGTCGTTTGCCCACGATGTCCTTGGTTTGAAGGCGGAAGACTTTGCCGGAGACGGCAAGAAAGCGACCTTCCATTCCCCTTGTCATCTCTGCCGGGGCCTCGGTGTCCATGATGCGCCGCGTAACCTGATCCGCTCCGCCGGTCTTGATTACCAGGAGGCCGACGAGTCGGAGGTCTGCTGCGGTTTTGGCGGCACCTTCTCGGCCAAGTTCCCGGAAATCTCCGCCCAGCTCCTCGGCAAAAAGCTCGACAACGTCGAAAAGACCGGCGCCGAGATCCTCCTCAGCGATTGCCCCGGCTGCATCATGCAGCTGCGTGGCGGCCTGAAGAAACGGGGCTCGACGATCGTTGTCCAGCATACCGCCGAGGCCCTGGCGAATAGAAGAAAAGGTGGGAGCAGGGGGTAACTCCCGGCCGGGGCTGAATGGGGACGGGTCCGGCGGTTGCCGGGCCCGTCCGGCGCTTTGCAGATGTTCCGTCCCTGCGGGTGGCGTATGCCGGCCCTGCAAAATTGTCTTGGGTTTTGCTATTCAGCCACTATAATGGGGCGAAATGGAAGCGGGCGTGGCGGCGGAAGGCCATAGTCCACCGCCCATCAATGCATCCCCTCACCAGGCGGCGGCCACACGCAATGATGACAGCAGATAGCCAGGAACTTTTCGAAAAAATCACTAAAAGCGTTGAATACATCACCGCCAGAACGACCATCCGCCCGACCATTGGCATTATCCTCGGTACAGGCCTCGGACGGCTGGCGGAGTCCATTGTTGTCGATGCGGAACTACCCTACGGCGAGATCCCCCATTTCGTTACCGCTACGGTTGAGCACCATGCCGGTAAATTGCTCCTCGGCAAGTTGGGAGGGGCGGAGGTGGTCTGCATGTCCGGGCGGTTTCATCTCTACGAAGGCCATTCCCTGGCCGAAGTGACCTTTCCGGTGCGGGTCATGAAGGCCCTCGGCTGCACCAAGCTGTTTATCTCCAATGTCGCGGGAGGGCTGAATGAGTATTACCGGCGCGGCGATATCATGATCATCGACGACCATATCAACCTTCTTGGGCAGAATCCCCTGGTCGGGCCGAATGACCCGCGCCTTGGCGAGCGCTGGCCGGACATGTTCGAACCGTACAGCCGCGACTTGCAGAAAAAGGCGATCGCCATCGCCCAGAAGCTCAATTTGCCGATCCGCAAAAAAGGCATCTATGCCTGTCTCTGCGGGCCCTGTCTGGAAACCAGGGCGGAGTACCGGATGCTGCGGACTTTAGGCGCCGATGCGGTCGGTATGTCCACTGTTCCGGAGGCGATTGTCGCCGTCCACGCCGGGCTGCAGGTCTTTGCCTGTTCGATCATCACCGATCTCTGCACCCCGGAGACCCTGCGCCCGGTGGATATCGCCGAGATCATCGCCACCGCCGGCGAGGCCGAGCCCAAGCTCGTCCAGCTCTTTACCGAGATGGCCAGCTGCTGAACGGGTTGTCAGGAGCCTACCTCCTGGCGGAAATCCCCGGCGATTTGTTGCCGCTCCGCATTGCCCAAAGATTTAAGATTGCCTTTATTTTCCTTGCCTCAACGCTTCCACAGGTCCAGGGCCAGCTGGTAGACCTGCGACCGCGGCAGTCCAAGATCGGAAGACAGCTTGCGGCTGGCGTCTTTTAAGGACAGTTCGGAGTTGTCGCGGTACCACAGGATCAGTTCTTCGACGGTCTGCCCCTGTACCTCTTCTTTTCCGCCGGGGCAGATAATGACGACGAACTCGCCGCGATTGCGGCCTTCCTTGCTCTTGGCCAGGAGGTCGGCAAGAGTCCCCGATTGCAGATCCTCAAAACTCTTGGTCAGTTCCCGCGCCCAAAAGGCCTGCCGTTCACCGAGAATCTCCAGAGCGTCGGCCAGGAAGTCATCGATACGGTGCGGCGACTCGTAAAACACCACCGGATATTCGCAGGCGGCAACGGCCGACAATGCCTTGCGGCGCTGTCCCGATTTGGCCGGAAGAAAGCCGAGAAAGAGAAAGCCGGTGGAGGTGATCCCCGAGCCGGAAAGGGCGGTAGTCAGCGCCGAGGCCCCCGGCAGCGGCACGACGGTCAGGCCAAGGTCATGGGCCCGGCGGACGACAACCGCGCCCGGGTCGGAGATGGCCGGGGTCCCGGCATCGCTGACCAGGGCGACATTTTTCCCCTCCTGCAGACGAAGCAAAATCTCCTCACTACGCTCCGCCTCCTTTTCCCGGTAATAGCTGATCAGCGGCGTCGCGATGCCGAAGTGGTTGAGGAGATTGCGGGTGTGGCGGGTGTCCTCGGCGGCGATGACATCGACTTCCTTGAGAATCCGCAGAGCGCGCAGGGTGATATCTTCAAGGTTGCCGATGGGGGTGGGGACGATATACAAGGTCCCGTGGACGGTCCTAGTTTCGGTCATGCGTGATCCGTGGGGAAAGGGGTGACAGGGGAGTAATTTACCAAGCATTGATTGCCGCTACACTATGCTCAACTCCCCGGCAAATTGCATCTGCTTTCTTGACTTTTCTCGGCGAGACCATTATATGAATATATGATCATATATTAAGATGGAGACAAGGATGAACAATGATCGCTGCAGTTGCCGGATTGTCCACCAGGACAAGGTGGACTTGGCGCGAACCCAGGGCCTGGAACCAACGAAAATTGAAGGAATCAGCAACCTGTTCAAGGCCTGTAGCGACCCCGGACGGCTGCAGATACTCCATGCCCTGCAGCAGCAGGAGATGTGTGTGTGCGATCTTGCGGCACTTTTAGGGATCTCGGAGTCGGCGGTGAGCCATCAATTGCGCCTCCTCAGAACCATGGGCCTGGTTGCCAACAGACGGGAAGGGGTCGTCCTCTATTACCGCCTGGTGGACGGGCGATTTGCACAACTCATAAGTTTGGCAGGTGAGCTGCTGACCTGATCGTACCTGTTTTGGGCGCTTGTGCCAAGACCGGGCCAGCGGGTGAAAAATAGGTGTTGCCATGTTTGAAATACTAGAAAAAATTAGCGTGGAGTGGTGGCATATCCTTGTCGACAGCTCCTTTTATGTCCTCCTCGGGATTACCATCGCCGGGCTGCTCAGAGCGACCCTCAACCCGGACACGGTTGCCAAACACCTGGGGCGCGGCCGCTATATGTCGGTGATCAAAGCGGCCCTCCTTGGCGTACCTTTGCCCCTCTGATCGTGTGGTGTGCTGCCGGCGGCAGCATCCTTGAAAAAGCAGGGGGCCAATAAAGGTGCAACCGCAGCCTTTCTGGTCTCGACACCGGAATCGGGTGTCGATTCCATTGCCATAACCTACGCCCTCCTTGATCCGATTATGACCGTGGTGCGGCCGGTGGCGGCACTGGTGTCGGGGATTGTCGCGGGACTTGTCGAAAATATCTGGTTTTGGCAAAAGGATGCGGACAAGGCCCCGGCCGGGGACTGCAGATGCCCGGAAGACAAGAGCTGTGGCGGCGATTGTTCAGGTGAAAATCCTGCTAACCACCACACCCTGGCGGAAAAGTTGCTGGAAGGCCTGCGCTTTGGCTATAAGGAGGTTTGGGGCGATATTGCCGGCTGGTTCTTTGTCGGCCTGTTCGCAGCTGCCCTGATAACCGCCCTGGTGCCCGGCGACCTGATCACTACCTTTCTCGGTGGCGGGGTCAGTTCGATGTTGATCATGCTGGTGGTGGGTATTCCTCTGTATATCTGTGCATCGGCCTCGACGCCGGTGGCCGCCGCCCTCATTATGAAAGGGGTGAGTCCGGGGGCGGCCCTGGTGTTTCTGCTGGTCGGCCCGGCCACCAATGTTACCTCGATTTTTGTCCTCAACGGCATTCTCGGCAAGAGGGGGACGGCGATGTATCTGGCCATCCTGTCAGGCTGTGCCGTGATCTTTGGTCTTGGTCTTGACGCACTGTACCTGGCCTTGGGTATCTCCGTGCAGGCGTCCCTTGGCGAGGCATCCGAGCTTTTGCCGGAGTGGATGAAACTCGCCGCCGTGGCGGTGCTCCTGGGGATATCGGTACAACCACTGACGGCCGCCCTGCGTAAGAGGTTTGCCCGGAAGGCCGCACCGAGCGTGTTCTTCAGTGATTTTCCGGCAATACATGACCACATCGGGAAGCCCGGGCAGAACCCCGTGGCGGTGCATGAAAAAGGCCATTGCGGTTGTGGTTGCGGCAGTTGAGGCAGCAGAACTCTGCGGCAAGGGAATGCGGGAAAAGCGGCGCAAAAATTTGCAAAATCGCCATGGAAGGGGTAGTTTGAGGGTGCCTGGCCCAAACAACTAAGACAACGATGACAAGTACCGTTGTGCCACGTCCAACCATGAACTGACCGCCCAAAGAACGCATGGCGCCCCTGCCCAGAATCCTTACCGCCCTTTTCATCGTTTGCCTTGCCTGGGGCCTATCCTCGTGCCGCGAACGCGAGGAGAGGGTCAAGGTTTCCCTTAATAAACGCCAGGATATTACCTTCCGGCAGCAACAACCCGCCATAACCTACGCCTGTCTTCCTCAGTACGCCCATACCGAATCCTTTCAACGCCACCACCTGCTGGTGGAATATCTTACCGAGGAGACCGGCCTCGCCATCCGCCAGGTGTTTCCCGAGACCTTTGACGATCACATAAAGATGTTCGGGCAGGGCAAGATCGACATCTCATTTTCTAATCCATTCGTTTATGTGCGGCTGGCCAACCGCTTTGGTGCCAAGGCCATGGCCCGGATCATCGAGGAGGACGGCCGCGCCGAGTTCCGCGGTCAGATCATAGCCCGCAAGGATAACAAGGCGGTGCAAACCCTCAAAGACTGCCGGGGTAAATCATGGGTGGCGGTTGATCCGTCATCGGCCGGCGGCTATCTCTTTGCCCTTGGACACTTTATCGATAAGGGCTTGAATCTGGGTGACTTCAAGGAGGTGGTCTTTGCCGGCGGCCGGCAGGAAAACGTTGTTCTCGGGGTATATGCCGGCCTGTACGATATCGGCTCGATACGGGAAGGTTCCTTGGCGGTGGTAAAGGACAAGATCGATGTCAGCCAGATTAAGGTGATCGAAAACTCCAGATGGTATCCGGGCTGGGTTTACGCCAGCAGCCCGAGGCTTTCTCCGGAGGTGGTTGAGATAATCAGGACTGCCCTGTTGCGCCTCGACTACCAACAAAACCCCCGGCACAAGGCGATTCTCGATGCGGCAAAGTGTATCGGCCTGGTTTCTTCCGATGACCAGGACTTTGAACCTGTTCGTGACCTGAGCAGAAAAGCGGGGCTTTATCTTGATTGAACGCGTGCCCATACCAAAGATTCTCCATCGCCTGCGCCTCAGGACGAAAATCACTTTGGGCGTCACCTTCATGCTGGTATTCTGCGGCATCGGCATTGGCCTGATCCTCTCCAACATGTCTTCCTCTGCCCTCATCGAGGAGGGGAAAAAGCGCGGCATGGCCTTGACCTCGGGGCTTGCCCTGCGCCTGGCCGAACCGATCCTGGCCATGGATTTCCTGCAGATGAAGAACTTCATCGACAATGTCCATAGCCAGTATGACGACGTTATCTATGTTTTTCTGACCGACGCCAGCGGTAACATCCTCGCCCATACCTTTAACGGCGGCTTTCCCACCGATCTGCTTGGCGTAAATCTCGACAGCCGTGGTGCACAACCCTTACTCCTCGCCACCGAGGAAAGACTGATCTATGATTTCAACGCCCGGGTCGTCCTCGGCGACAGCAATCTGGGCTCGGTGCGGTTGGGGCTGTCGCGGAGCGATATCGACATCCAGATTCGCAGCCAGCGGCTGACCAGTCTGGTGGCGACGCTTGGCGTCGTTGGCCTCGGGGTGGTCCTGGCCCTGTGGTTTGCCCGTACAGTTACCTCAAGGCTTATCCGCCTGCGGGAGTCGGTGGAGGAGATTGTCCGGGGGAATCTCGATGCCCATGCGACACTAGCCGGCGATAAAAACTTCTTTGATGATGAGCTCCAGGACCTAGCCGAGGCCTTTGACACCATGGCGATGACCGTTAAAAACCATATCGGCGAGCTCATCGAGCGGGAAAAAACCATCGTCAGGCAGCAGGGATTGCTCAAGACCATCATGAGCGTCACCCCCGATTTTATCACCCTGCAGGACAGAAATCTGGTCTATACTTTTGCCGGCAAGGCCTTTTGTGATGATCTTGATCTGCCGGAGGCGGCGGTGGTCGGCAAAACCGATTACCACATCTTTCCCGAACAGATTGCGGCGATCAATACCGAAGAGGGCAGGGAAATCCTTGCCTCGGGACGTACCCTCGCCAAGGAAATCTGCCTCAGGCGGTCTGATGAGAAGAGGTGGTTTCATGTTATTAAGATCCCGGTGTACGACCAGGACGGCAGCATCATAGGGGTTCTCTCCACTGCCAGGGATATCTCCATGTTGAAGAAAATCCAGGAGCAGCTGGTCCAGTCCCAGAAGATGGAGGATCTCGGGCGCCTGGCCGGGGGGGTGGCCCATGAAATCAATACCCCGCTTGGCATAATTCTTGGGTACAGCCAGATTCTCGTGGAGGATATAAAGGACAAAGAACTCCTCGAAGGCATGAAAATCATCGAAAAACAAAGTCAGGTTTGTCGTAAGATTGTCGCCGATTTGCTGGGCTTTGCCAGAAAATCCAGGTCGGTCAGCGAAGCGGTGGATATTGTCGAATCCATCCGTACCGTTGCCAATCTGGTTGAACACACCTTTGCCATGAATGACATACAGGTGGTCATCGACACGGACAATACTCTTCCGCCACTGACCGGTGACGACGAAAAGCTCAAACAGGTCTGGCTGAACCTCCTCAATAATGCCGCCGATGCCATCGACGCGGGTGGCATTATCACCGTCCGGGCGAGGCTGGGCGCGGAAGGGAAAACGATTGTGGTATGCGTCGCCGATACCGGCAAAGGTGTGGAGAACGCCCATATCACCAAGGTGTTTGATCCTTTCTTCACCACCAAGGAGGTTGGTAAGGGCACGGGCTTGGGGCTGTCCGTGTCCTTTGGTATCATCAAGGAGCACGGCGGGACCATTGCCGTGTTCAGCCCGTGCCCGGCGGAATACCAGCCGGCGGATTTTTCCCGGCTGGAGCACTGCGGGCCAGGGACGGTATTTATCGTCGAGCTACCAGTGCCATTATTCAATTGAAGGAAATGGCCGAAGCGGGCATAATAGCGCCCAAAAATCATGCACTGTTCGGTAATTTGAATTTGTTTCGAAAAGGGACACAATGAGTAAACATATCGGGATATTGACGGCAGGTGGTGACAGTCCGGGATTGAACGCGGCGATTCGCGCCATCGGTAAGTCGGCGCTGACCGCCGGGATGGACGTAATTGGCTTTCGCGATGGCTTTCGCGGGCTTATGGAAAACAGAACGATGCGTCTTGAGCTGGAAACCCTTTCCTCTATTCTTACCAGGGGCGGGACCATCCTCGGCACCAGCCGCGACAAGCCGCATAAGATGCCGGTCGGCAGCGAGATCATGGATATGACCCAGGTAATCTGCGACAACTACCGGCACCATAACCTCGATGCGCTGATCTGTATCGGCGGCGGCGGTACCCAGAAAAACGCCTACCGTCTGGCGCAGAAGGGTCTGAATATCCTGACCCTGCCCAAGACCATCGATAATGATGTGGCGATGACCGATATCACCTTCGGTTTTGACACCGCCATGGAGATCGCCACCGAGGCCATCGACCGGCTGCACTCCACCGCCCATAGCCACCACCGGATTATTGTCGTCGAGATCATGGGCCATAATGCCGGCTGGCTGGCCCTTGGCGCCGGCATTGCCGGAGGTGCCGATGTCATCCTCATCCCGGAGATTCCCTACGATCTGGAGGCGGTGACCGCAGCCATTCGCAAGAGAAAGCAGCGGGGCACCAACTTCAGTATTGTCGCCGTAGCCGAAGGGGCGCTATCTCAGGCTGATTACCAGCGCTACACCGGTCTGAAGACTGCCAAGTCCGAGGCCAAGGAAAAGGCCGACGCCAAGGCACTGAAGAAGATCGAGGAGGATCTCCT comes from the Desulforhopalus sp. genome and includes:
- a CDS encoding metalloregulator ArsR/SmtB family transcription factor, yielding MNNDRCSCRIVHQDKVDLARTQGLEPTKIEGISNLFKACSDPGRLQILHALQQQEMCVCDLAALLGISESAVSHQLRLLRTMGLVANRREGVVLYYRLVDGRFAQLISLAGELLT
- a CDS encoding 6-phosphofructokinase gives rise to the protein MSKHIGILTAGGDSPGLNAAIRAIGKSALTAGMDVIGFRDGFRGLMENRTMRLELETLSSILTRGGTILGTSRDKPHKMPVGSEIMDMTQVICDNYRHHNLDALICIGGGGTQKNAYRLAQKGLNILTLPKTIDNDVAMTDITFGFDTAMEIATEAIDRLHSTAHSHHRIIVVEIMGHNAGWLALGAGIAGGADVILIPEIPYDLEAVTAAIRKRKQRGTNFSIVAVAEGALSQADYQRYTGLKTAKSEAKEKADAKALKKIEEDLLEFTTHRSNHTLRLSQELEKMTGLESRVTILGHYQRGGTPSAADRMLATRLGSACVECIERGIGGVMIAADRNGTKAVPLSEVVGKKNLVPKDHPMVQAARRVGTCMGD
- a CDS encoding ATP-binding protein, encoding MIERVPIPKILHRLRLRTKITLGVTFMLVFCGIGIGLILSNMSSSALIEEGKKRGMALTSGLALRLAEPILAMDFLQMKNFIDNVHSQYDDVIYVFLTDASGNILAHTFNGGFPTDLLGVNLDSRGAQPLLLATEERLIYDFNARVVLGDSNLGSVRLGLSRSDIDIQIRSQRLTSLVATLGVVGLGVVLALWFARTVTSRLIRLRESVEEIVRGNLDAHATLAGDKNFFDDELQDLAEAFDTMAMTVKNHIGELIEREKTIVRQQGLLKTIMSVTPDFITLQDRNLVYTFAGKAFCDDLDLPEAAVVGKTDYHIFPEQIAAINTEEGREILASGRTLAKEICLRRSDEKRWFHVIKIPVYDQDGSIIGVLSTARDISMLKKIQEQLVQSQKMEDLGRLAGGVAHEINTPLGIILGYSQILVEDIKDKELLEGMKIIEKQSQVCRKIVADLLGFARKSRSVSEAVDIVESIRTVANLVEHTFAMNDIQVVIDTDNTLPPLTGDDEKLKQVWLNLLNNAADAIDAGGIITVRARLGAEGKTIVVCVADTGKGVENAHITKVFDPFFTTKEVGKGTGLGLSVSFGIIKEHGGTIAVFSPCPAEYQPADFSRLEHCGPGTVFIVELPVPLFN
- a CDS encoding purine-nucleoside phosphorylase, whose translation is MMTADSQELFEKITKSVEYITARTTIRPTIGIILGTGLGRLAESIVVDAELPYGEIPHFVTATVEHHAGKLLLGKLGGAEVVCMSGRFHLYEGHSLAEVTFPVRVMKALGCTKLFISNVAGGLNEYYRRGDIMIIDDHINLLGQNPLVGPNDPRLGERWPDMFEPYSRDLQKKAIAIAQKLNLPIRKKGIYACLCGPCLETRAEYRMLRTLGADAVGMSTVPEAIVAVHAGLQVFACSIITDLCTPETLRPVDIAEIIATAGEAEPKLVQLFTEMASC
- a CDS encoding LUD domain-containing protein, coding for MQNAKDLKEYRKDMQEALDNTFLRKTLDTFAVAYRAGRARAFAEFDVNQLVADVACAKDSVLPRLNELYLEFKKNAENAGVKVHFAKDADEANALIAKIAADTGSKKIVKSKSMTAEETLLNHALEDHGLEVIETDLGEWIIQLRHEGPSHMVMPAIHLSRFQVGDLFSDVTGAKQEPDIEKLVKVARRELRGKFVEADMGITGANFAIAETGTIGLVTNEGNARLVTTLPRVHVALMGIDKLVPSLSDALKILKVLPRNATGQNITSYVTWITGANECGSAADKKKEIHFVVLDNGRLEMAKDPLFSQVFRCVRCGACANVCPVYRMVGGHKMGHIYIGAIGLILTYFFHGADKAKNLVQNCINCEACKDICAGGIDLPRLIKQVHVRIQDSEGHPLPSLLLGMVMKNRKLFHTLLRTAKWAQKPVAGDDGFMRHLPMMFFKEHDFKALPTVAEKAFRDRWPDLPHGPANPRLRVALFSGCVQDFVYPEQMEAAARLFADHQVGLLFPMTQSCCGLPLQMMGEAKTSRDVALQNLRAFEAENADYIVTLCASCASHLKHNYPVLLADDPKLTEKVLAFTAKVIDFSSFAHDVLGLKAEDFAGDGKKATFHSPCHLCRGLGVHDAPRNLIRSAGLDYQEADESEVCCGFGGTFSAKFPEISAQLLGKKLDNVEKTGAEILLSDCPGCIMQLRGGLKKRGSTIVVQHTAEALANRRKGGSRG
- the rsmI gene encoding 16S rRNA (cytidine(1402)-2'-O)-methyltransferase: MTETRTVHGTLYIVPTPIGNLEDITLRALRILKEVDVIAAEDTRHTRNLLNHFGIATPLISYYREKEAERSEEILLRLQEGKNVALVSDAGTPAISDPGAVVVRRAHDLGLTVVPLPGASALTTALSGSGITSTGFLFLGFLPAKSGQRRKALSAVAACEYPVVFYESPHRIDDFLADALEILGERQAFWARELTKSFEDLQSGTLADLLAKSKEGRNRGEFVVIICPGGKEEVQGQTVEELILWYRDNSELSLKDASRKLSSDLGLPRSQVYQLALDLWKR
- a CDS encoding phosphate/phosphite/phosphonate ABC transporter substrate-binding protein, with the protein product MAPLPRILTALFIVCLAWGLSSCREREERVKVSLNKRQDITFRQQQPAITYACLPQYAHTESFQRHHLLVEYLTEETGLAIRQVFPETFDDHIKMFGQGKIDISFSNPFVYVRLANRFGAKAMARIIEEDGRAEFRGQIIARKDNKAVQTLKDCRGKSWVAVDPSSAGGYLFALGHFIDKGLNLGDFKEVVFAGGRQENVVLGVYAGLYDIGSIREGSLAVVKDKIDVSQIKVIENSRWYPGWVYASSPRLSPEVVEIIRTALLRLDYQQNPRHKAILDAAKCIGLVSSDDQDFEPVRDLSRKAGLYLD
- a CDS encoding SO_0444 family Cu/Zn efflux transporter, translated to MLPAAASLKKQGANKGATAAFLVSTPESGVDSIAITYALLDPIMTVVRPVAALVSGIVAGLVENIWFWQKDADKAPAGDCRCPEDKSCGGDCSGENPANHHTLAEKLLEGLRFGYKEVWGDIAGWFFVGLFAAALITALVPGDLITTFLGGGVSSMLIMLVVGIPLYICASASTPVAAALIMKGVSPGAALVFLLVGPATNVTSIFVLNGILGKRGTAMYLAILSGCAVIFGLGLDALYLALGISVQASLGEASELLPEWMKLAAVAVLLGISVQPLTAALRKRFARKAAPSVFFSDFPAIHDHIGKPGQNPVAVHEKGHCGCGCGS